The Corynebacterium glaucum genome includes a region encoding these proteins:
- a CDS encoding tripartite tricarboxylate transporter permease, with product MDQITQLMEGFAAAITPYNLLFVLIGAVLGTAVGVLPGLGSSMAVALLLPITFALDPTAAFIMFAGIYFGGLFGDSTAGILLNTPGQGSAIASTFEGHRMARNGQAAKALATAAIGAFIGGLISMTLVVFFAPYMVKLATQFGPAEYFALALFAFAAISSVVADSIIRGLAALAIGLSLSFVGIDAPSGTPRYTFGVPQLFDGIDLVVITVGILAIGEVFHIASRIKRDPDALKLSSNGIARLSWADFKKALPAWLRGTAFGAPFGMIPAGGAEVPTFLAYGTEKSLAKRNGDPEFGTTGSIKGLAAPEAAGNATAGTAMGTLLALGLPTSATAAIMLAAFQQYGMQPGPLLFERSGELVWTLLASLFIALVVLLALNLFLAPLWARLLYIPQHYLYAGITVVAALGIYAISASQTDLIILLVLGFLGFLMRRYEVPLAPLLIGVILGPLAETELRRALAVSEGDIGALYSSPITIGIYLMLFAAIAISVVQHLRNIRRNNEGKEAAVDAAFEEAELTEEHRA from the coding sequence ATGGATCAAATCACGCAACTGATGGAGGGGTTCGCAGCTGCGATCACTCCATACAACTTGCTCTTCGTCCTCATTGGTGCCGTGCTTGGCACCGCAGTGGGCGTGCTCCCGGGCCTCGGATCGTCGATGGCGGTGGCGCTGCTGCTTCCGATCACCTTCGCCCTCGATCCGACAGCAGCGTTCATTATGTTCGCCGGGATCTACTTCGGCGGGCTGTTTGGCGACTCCACCGCTGGAATCTTGTTGAATACCCCTGGACAGGGTTCTGCAATCGCGTCAACGTTTGAAGGCCACCGGATGGCGCGCAACGGGCAGGCGGCGAAAGCTCTGGCCACAGCCGCTATCGGTGCCTTTATCGGTGGCCTTATCTCAATGACGCTGGTTGTATTCTTCGCTCCCTACATGGTCAAGCTGGCGACCCAGTTCGGCCCCGCAGAATACTTCGCCCTCGCGCTGTTTGCGTTTGCGGCAATCTCTTCGGTCGTCGCGGATTCGATCATCCGCGGCCTCGCGGCGCTTGCAATCGGCCTGTCTCTGTCGTTCGTCGGTATCGATGCGCCTTCCGGAACTCCTCGATACACATTCGGCGTCCCGCAGCTCTTTGACGGCATCGATCTTGTGGTCATCACCGTCGGCATCCTTGCGATCGGGGAAGTGTTCCATATCGCTTCACGCATCAAGCGTGACCCAGACGCTTTGAAGCTCTCCTCGAACGGCATCGCTCGGCTTTCTTGGGCTGACTTCAAAAAGGCACTGCCGGCCTGGTTGCGCGGCACCGCATTTGGAGCTCCTTTCGGCATGATTCCGGCAGGTGGTGCGGAGGTGCCGACTTTCCTAGCCTACGGTACGGAGAAGTCTTTGGCCAAGCGAAACGGGGATCCGGAATTTGGCACCACCGGCTCCATCAAAGGTTTGGCGGCCCCGGAAGCTGCCGGCAACGCAACCGCCGGTACTGCCATGGGTACGCTGCTCGCACTCGGATTGCCCACCTCGGCAACTGCGGCAATCATGCTGGCCGCCTTCCAGCAATACGGCATGCAGCCCGGCCCGTTGCTTTTCGAGCGCTCCGGTGAGCTGGTCTGGACGTTGCTCGCGTCGCTGTTCATCGCACTTGTAGTGCTGCTCGCGCTGAACCTATTTCTGGCTCCGCTTTGGGCGCGACTGCTCTACATCCCCCAGCACTACTTGTACGCAGGAATCACCGTGGTTGCTGCACTGGGTATTTACGCCATTTCAGCGTCACAGACAGACCTGATCATCCTGCTGGTGCTCGGCTTCCTCGGTTTCCTCATGCGACGCTACGAGGTCCCGCTCGCACCGCTTCTGATCGGTGTGATTCTCGGGCCGCTTGCTGAAACCGAGTTGCGCCGCGCGCTGGCTGTGTCGGAGGGCGACATCGGCGCTCTCTACTCATCGCCAATCACCATTGGCATCTACCTCATGCTGTTCGCAGCGATCGCGATCTCTGTGGTGCAGCACCTGCGAAACATCCGGCGAAACAACGAAGGCAAAGAGGCAGCGGTAGATGCCGCCTTCGAGGAGGCAGAGCTGACTGAAGAGCATCGAGCTTAA
- a CDS encoding tripartite tricarboxylate transporter TctB family protein, producing MSTVVNSSTPANTVRRGALHGRSELVMVGLLLILAAVLIFDASTWEVASTARPGPKFVPFIVAGALVVIAVAYAIDIFRKPIAIQPTVPESATELSVDMLHDLSRYEEASATSSTSEQFHSDWKTLLPVVFSFLAFVLILPYAGWVISAAALFWAIAYFLGSTRPVFDIWIALIVSSSVQLIFGGVLGLNLPAGIFGGL from the coding sequence ATGTCAACTGTTGTGAATTCTTCTACTCCCGCCAACACCGTACGACGTGGAGCATTGCACGGTCGCAGTGAGCTGGTCATGGTGGGACTGCTCCTTATCCTCGCCGCGGTGCTTATCTTTGATGCCTCAACCTGGGAGGTGGCCTCCACGGCTCGGCCGGGTCCGAAATTCGTCCCGTTCATCGTCGCCGGAGCACTGGTGGTCATTGCCGTGGCGTACGCGATCGACATCTTCCGCAAACCGATCGCGATCCAGCCGACCGTCCCTGAGTCTGCAACAGAACTGTCTGTGGACATGTTGCACGACCTCAGTAGGTATGAAGAAGCGTCCGCCACATCGTCGACAAGCGAGCAGTTCCATTCTGACTGGAAGACATTGCTGCCGGTCGTGTTCTCGTTCCTTGCCTTTGTGCTCATTCTCCCGTACGCGGGGTGGGTTATCTCGGCTGCAGCGCTGTTTTGGGCGATTGCGTATTTCCTCGGTTCGACGCGGCCGGTATTCGACATCTGGATCGCGCTCATCGTCTCGTCTTCGGTGCAGCTCATTTTCGGCGGTGTGCTTGGGCTGAACCTTCCCGCTGGGATCTTTGGAGGCCTGTGA
- a CDS encoding Bug family tripartite tricarboxylate transporter substrate binding protein, translating to MNLGKFAQVGAAIVAIALTGGALAQAAQSSETGLARSNLTIIAPAAVGGGWDGFSRESQAAMRGENLVNNAKVVNIPGAGGTIGLRQLVQMQGDSSTIMATGAAMVGGVEINRSAVSIQDATPLVRLADDYIIVVVPADSPYKTFDDVLAAWKENPKGFAIAGGSLGSVEHLAISEVGRTQGIEPRDVNFVAYSGGGEVLSALLSRTTEIGVTGYNDFADQLESGTMRALAISSPERLEVAPDIPTLTELGVPVEMANWRGFLAPPGISDEEKRELVDILTEMEQSEEWQDAVQRNGWFGTYMAGDELEDFIDSESLRTRDLVKELGL from the coding sequence ATGAACTTGGGAAAGTTCGCTCAGGTGGGGGCGGCGATCGTCGCCATAGCGCTCACTGGCGGTGCGCTTGCACAGGCCGCGCAATCGAGCGAGACAGGACTTGCTCGTTCGAACCTCACGATCATTGCTCCAGCCGCAGTCGGCGGAGGATGGGATGGATTCTCGCGTGAATCGCAAGCAGCGATGCGTGGTGAAAACCTCGTGAACAACGCCAAGGTGGTTAACATCCCAGGCGCTGGAGGAACGATTGGACTCAGGCAGCTCGTCCAGATGCAAGGCGACTCCTCGACCATCATGGCAACCGGTGCGGCAATGGTCGGTGGCGTTGAGATCAACCGTTCTGCCGTCAGTATCCAGGATGCGACTCCACTCGTGAGACTCGCAGACGATTACATCATCGTTGTCGTCCCCGCTGACTCCCCGTACAAGACGTTCGATGACGTGTTGGCTGCCTGGAAAGAAAACCCGAAGGGGTTTGCGATCGCGGGCGGTTCACTCGGCTCGGTCGAACATCTCGCGATTTCTGAAGTCGGCAGAACCCAAGGCATCGAACCACGCGACGTGAACTTTGTCGCGTACTCCGGCGGCGGTGAAGTCTTGTCAGCCTTGCTATCGAGAACCACCGAAATCGGCGTGACCGGTTACAACGACTTTGCGGACCAACTCGAGTCCGGGACGATGCGGGCACTCGCCATCTCCTCTCCCGAGCGTCTCGAAGTTGCTCCCGACATCCCGACCTTGACCGAGTTGGGTGTACCAGTCGAGATGGCGAACTGGCGAGGCTTCCTCGCGCCTCCCGGTATCTCGGACGAGGAAAAGCGAGAACTCGTCGACATTCTGACCGAAATGGAACAGTCGGAGGAGTGGCAGGACGCAGTGCAACGAAACGGGTGGTTTGGGACGTACATGGCGGGTGACGAGCTCGAGGATTTCATCGACTCCGAGTCGTTGCGCACACGTGATCTGGTCAAGGAGTTGGGGCTGTAG
- a CDS encoding ABC transporter substrate-binding protein, with protein sequence MKKKFAAIAAFALVLSGCSPQEPTQNANQGDSDPATGVANPDAVVNLGFLLEPSGIDPTTVSGAALDQLVDDNVYEGLVRRMPSGDLEPTLAESWDVSDDGLTYTFSLRQGVQFHDGSDFDAADVVATLEASSAEDSKNPDAKLMHAFESATEIDEKTVEVRLKEKDINFLEAMGSKAAMMVPSDNEVDLTTESNGTGPFRIGEWQTGNFISLERNDDYWGEQAGVKEAVFNYYDDISAAANALTSGQIDILTSSDADTRSRFEGDSSIQTVEGDDTAYMTLAFNHENEALQNKDVRSAIRMGIDKNGLIDALGTNATRIGSMVSPAQAWWDESLNEIDSYDPEAARALLQNAGFEDLSLNLRVANQYDPAVSEYIASQLGQIGINVDIQPMEFSAWLDQVYQKKEYDMTMVLQVDPWTLTYYGNPKYYWNYDNAEAQQLTDEALSASSFDERDEKLGELARFVSEDAATEWLYSPKATQHVRQGVSGFPTDRIGSRYYVADITVED encoded by the coding sequence ATGAAGAAGAAGTTCGCGGCTATTGCCGCGTTCGCGCTCGTGCTCAGCGGTTGCAGCCCCCAGGAGCCCACCCAGAATGCCAACCAAGGAGACTCCGATCCGGCAACTGGTGTCGCTAACCCGGATGCGGTTGTGAACCTTGGTTTCCTTCTGGAGCCCTCGGGCATTGATCCGACTACCGTCTCAGGCGCTGCACTGGATCAACTTGTGGACGACAACGTGTACGAGGGCTTGGTGCGACGCATGCCCTCTGGTGACCTTGAACCCACCCTCGCTGAATCCTGGGATGTTTCCGACGACGGTTTGACCTACACCTTCAGCCTGCGCCAGGGAGTGCAGTTCCACGATGGGTCTGATTTTGACGCAGCAGATGTCGTCGCAACCCTTGAGGCTTCCTCCGCCGAGGATTCCAAGAACCCGGATGCAAAACTCATGCACGCCTTTGAGTCCGCAACTGAGATCGACGAGAAGACGGTTGAGGTTCGTCTGAAGGAGAAAGACATTAACTTCCTCGAGGCGATGGGCAGCAAGGCTGCAATGATGGTCCCCTCCGACAACGAGGTTGACCTCACGACGGAGTCGAATGGCACCGGACCTTTCCGAATTGGTGAGTGGCAGACCGGCAACTTCATCAGCCTCGAGCGAAACGATGACTACTGGGGCGAGCAAGCCGGCGTCAAGGAAGCTGTCTTTAACTACTACGATGACATCTCCGCAGCTGCTAACGCGCTGACTTCTGGCCAGATCGATATTCTGACCTCTTCGGACGCTGACACCCGTTCCCGCTTTGAGGGCGACTCCTCTATCCAGACGGTCGAGGGCGACGACACCGCCTACATGACACTCGCCTTCAACCACGAAAACGAAGCGCTCCAGAATAAGGATGTCCGCAGCGCGATCCGCATGGGAATCGATAAGAACGGTCTGATCGACGCGCTCGGTACGAATGCGACCCGAATCGGCTCGATGGTTTCTCCAGCGCAAGCTTGGTGGGATGAATCCTTGAACGAAATCGACTCGTACGATCCTGAGGCTGCTCGTGCTCTGCTGCAAAACGCTGGATTCGAAGACCTGAGCCTCAACCTGCGTGTGGCCAACCAGTACGACCCAGCTGTCAGCGAGTACATCGCTTCTCAGCTGGGCCAGATCGGCATCAATGTGGACATCCAGCCCATGGAGTTCTCTGCTTGGCTCGACCAGGTGTACCAGAAGAAAGAGTACGACATGACCATGGTGCTTCAGGTCGATCCTTGGACGCTGACGTACTACGGCAACCCGAAGTACTACTGGAACTACGACAATGCTGAGGCTCAGCAGCTCACCGACGAAGCGCTGAGCGCTTCCAGCTTCGACGAGCGTGACGAAAAGCTTGGCGAGCTCGCCCGTTTCGTCTCGGAGGATGCTGCAACGGAGTGGCTTTACAGCCCAAAGGCTACCCAGCACGTGCGTCAGGGGGTCTCCGGCTTCCCTACGGACCGCATCGGCTCTCGTTACTACGTCGCCGATATCACTGTCGAGGATTAA
- a CDS encoding ABC transporter permease: MAADASTRAEKEQTLKPKRSSGLRIIAGTVAWAVFAILIASVVIFFALNTLPGDPAVILGGLDASPEQLQLIRQENGWDRPIIVQYFDWFTGVLTGDFGTSPFTGMSVTDQLVSKLQVTLPLAIASLALALVIALVLGIYAGARAEFAGGKVVSWVSQIGIAVPSFIVGMLLVMYVAAPLNLPATGFPRQGWDQPGQAIRSLILPTVTLAIPQAAALTRYVRSTIIEQRAQDYPRTARAQGLSRFQTLMTHVLRNSWLPLLGVLALDAAALLMGTVVVEQVFALPGVGRHLVSSVTNRDITTVQGFLMVLSSTVIVLMMISNLLARLLDPRVRVR, from the coding sequence GTGGCCGCTGATGCGAGCACTCGGGCAGAGAAAGAACAGACACTCAAGCCTAAACGTTCCAGCGGATTGCGAATCATCGCTGGTACCGTGGCCTGGGCCGTGTTCGCCATCCTGATTGCGTCGGTGGTGATCTTCTTCGCGCTCAATACCCTCCCCGGGGACCCGGCTGTCATCCTAGGTGGTTTGGATGCGTCCCCCGAGCAACTGCAGTTGATTCGGCAGGAGAATGGCTGGGATCGGCCAATCATCGTCCAGTACTTCGATTGGTTCACTGGGGTTCTCACCGGCGACTTCGGTACGTCACCATTCACCGGCATGTCCGTCACAGATCAACTGGTGAGTAAATTGCAGGTGACACTTCCCCTCGCAATCGCTTCCCTGGCCCTCGCGCTTGTGATCGCGCTGGTTCTTGGTATTTACGCGGGTGCCCGAGCCGAGTTCGCGGGCGGGAAGGTCGTGTCGTGGGTATCTCAGATTGGTATCGCTGTCCCGAGCTTTATTGTGGGCATGCTCCTGGTCATGTATGTCGCTGCGCCGCTGAATCTCCCGGCCACGGGCTTTCCAAGGCAGGGTTGGGATCAACCAGGGCAGGCGATTCGTTCTCTCATCCTTCCAACGGTGACGCTGGCAATTCCCCAAGCCGCCGCGCTCACCCGCTATGTCAGATCCACCATCATTGAACAGCGTGCGCAGGATTACCCCCGGACCGCCCGAGCTCAGGGCTTGAGCCGGTTTCAAACCCTGATGACCCACGTGCTGCGAAACTCTTGGCTCCCTTTGCTCGGCGTCCTCGCGCTTGATGCTGCCGCCCTGCTGATGGGCACGGTGGTTGTAGAGCAAGTCTTCGCTCTTCCTGGCGTAGGGCGCCACCTAGTCAGCAGTGTGACGAACCGCGATATCACCACTGTCCAAGGATTCCTCATGGTGCTCTCTAGCACGGTGATCGTGCTCATGATGATTTCAAACCTGCTGGCCCGTCTCCTTGATCCCCGAGTGAGGGTTCGCTGA
- a CDS encoding ABC transporter permease: protein MNYQTVAGRLAELIRNPAGLFGLVVVAIILLGFAVSFIWVPYDPAAVNPSATWAPPSGDHWLGTDQLGRDIFSMMLVGTRVTVLTSLGGALIALIAGLLLTFLITYAPRWLSQLTERITDIWVAFPTLIIALILATAFQGSAVTSAVAIGLGSAPSVTRTILPEVRRVSVSDYVLLATAAGARGPWLLHHHIFPNVAPTLIVRTTQIMGTAALAEAGLSYLGVGTPPPTPSWGRMLSTYQSFMYSHPSVILIPATAIVVTIIGFNLLGDGLRDVYDPRKAKA, encoded by the coding sequence ATGAACTACCAGACAGTTGCTGGACGGCTCGCCGAACTCATCCGTAACCCCGCGGGTCTCTTTGGACTCGTGGTGGTCGCGATCATCCTTTTGGGTTTCGCCGTCTCGTTCATTTGGGTTCCCTACGATCCAGCCGCAGTGAACCCGAGTGCCACATGGGCTCCGCCCTCAGGAGACCACTGGCTCGGAACTGATCAACTGGGCCGTGACATCTTCTCGATGATGCTGGTTGGTACTCGCGTGACCGTTCTCACCAGTCTCGGTGGCGCGTTAATCGCCCTCATCGCGGGGCTGCTGCTGACCTTCCTCATCACTTACGCTCCGCGGTGGCTGTCCCAGCTCACCGAGCGCATCACAGACATCTGGGTGGCATTCCCTACCTTGATCATCGCCCTTATCCTCGCCACAGCGTTCCAGGGTTCGGCAGTCACCTCGGCAGTTGCGATTGGCCTAGGATCAGCGCCATCCGTCACCCGCACTATCCTGCCCGAGGTACGTCGGGTCAGTGTATCCGATTATGTCCTACTGGCTACAGCAGCTGGAGCGCGCGGACCTTGGCTGTTGCACCACCATATTTTTCCGAACGTCGCTCCCACACTGATCGTCCGCACAACGCAGATTATGGGCACCGCAGCTCTCGCAGAGGCCGGACTTTCTTACCTCGGAGTAGGAACGCCACCGCCTACGCCTAGCTGGGGGCGGATGCTTTCCACGTACCAGTCGTTTATGTACTCCCACCCAAGCGTGATTCTCATTCCCGCTACCGCGATCGTCGTGACGATTATCGGTTTCAACCTGCTCGGTGACGGTCTTCGCGACGTTTACGATCCCCGGAAGGCGAAAGCATGA
- a CDS encoding ABC transporter ATP-binding protein, translated as MSLLKVTDLSISFGDSRIVKDVSFEISDGERVCLIGESGSGKSLTATAINGLLPRNATVEGSILFKGQELIGMPEKHLRSIRGREIGFVFQEPQTALNPVIKIRQQLLTASRVHNQLGDGSSKQRAAELARSVNLPNPEEIIERYPHELSGGQRQRIIIAMAMSLSPALLIADEPTTALDATVQKHILELMDDATQRMNTALLMITHDMAVAYEIADRLLVMRHGSIVESGSSADVLTKPQHEYTKQLVDAARSTSLHVGERSGG; from the coding sequence ATGAGTCTTCTCAAAGTTACCGATCTCTCGATCTCTTTCGGCGACAGCAGAATCGTGAAGGACGTGTCTTTCGAGATCAGCGACGGTGAGCGTGTCTGCCTGATCGGTGAGTCTGGATCGGGTAAATCCCTGACAGCCACCGCCATCAACGGGTTATTGCCCAGGAACGCGACCGTTGAAGGCTCGATCCTGTTCAAAGGACAAGAGCTTATCGGCATGCCAGAGAAGCATTTGCGCTCCATCCGGGGCCGTGAGATCGGCTTCGTGTTCCAGGAGCCGCAGACCGCTCTGAATCCCGTGATCAAGATCCGGCAGCAATTGCTCACCGCCAGTCGAGTGCACAACCAGTTGGGAGATGGAAGTTCGAAACAACGCGCTGCCGAGCTCGCCAGGAGCGTGAATCTTCCCAACCCTGAAGAGATCATTGAGCGTTATCCGCACGAGCTATCCGGTGGCCAACGACAGCGCATCATTATTGCAATGGCGATGAGTCTCTCCCCCGCTTTGCTCATTGCTGACGAACCCACGACTGCTCTTGACGCCACTGTGCAGAAACACATTCTCGAGCTGATGGATGATGCAACCCAGCGAATGAACACGGCACTCTTGATGATCACTCATGACATGGCGGTTGCATACGAGATCGCAGATCGCCTTCTCGTAATGCGACACGGATCCATCGTTGAGTCAGGAAGTTCAGCTGATGTGCTGACAAAACCTCAGCACGAATACACCAAGCAACTTGTAGACGCAGCTCGGTCTACCAGTCTCCATGTCGGTGAAAGGAGCGGAGGATGA
- a CDS encoding ABC transporter ATP-binding protein, producing MTAKEELFTVSNVSKEFGENVAVRPLSFAIRPGESLGIIGESGSGKTTLTRMMLGLLEPTSGEILYRGEPVRAGKLGMTNLRREVQLVLQDPFASLNPRMTIGQIISEPLRLRGTRKTRDHVREALEAVDLNPDWHGRYPHELSGGQRQRVAIARAVAARPQVIIADEPVSALDVSVRVTILELLERLSEEFDLTYVLISHDLGVVQRICCSTLVLFNGEMVEHRPTHELLTKPQHPATIELLQAVPHLPEGAA from the coding sequence ATGACGGCCAAGGAAGAATTATTCACGGTGTCCAACGTGTCAAAGGAATTCGGGGAAAACGTTGCGGTCCGTCCCCTGTCGTTTGCCATTAGGCCTGGCGAGTCGCTCGGCATTATCGGCGAATCTGGATCCGGTAAGACCACGCTGACCCGGATGATGCTTGGCCTGCTCGAACCGACCTCCGGCGAGATTCTGTACCGAGGTGAGCCGGTGCGGGCCGGCAAGCTCGGTATGACCAACTTGCGCCGGGAAGTACAGCTGGTTCTGCAAGATCCCTTCGCTTCGCTCAATCCGCGCATGACAATTGGGCAGATAATTAGCGAGCCGCTGCGTCTCCGCGGCACGCGGAAGACCCGAGACCACGTGCGAGAAGCGTTGGAGGCAGTCGATCTGAATCCCGACTGGCATGGGCGCTATCCACACGAACTTTCTGGAGGCCAACGTCAGCGAGTAGCGATCGCCCGCGCCGTCGCTGCCCGCCCACAGGTCATCATCGCGGATGAGCCGGTATCGGCGCTTGATGTTTCAGTTCGAGTCACAATCCTCGAGCTACTCGAGCGCCTCAGCGAAGAATTCGATCTGACGTACGTACTGATCTCCCATGACCTCGGAGTGGTCCAACGGATCTGCTGTTCAACGCTGGTTTTGTTCAACGGGGAAATGGTCGAACACCGCCCCACCCACGAGCTCCTTACGAAGCCACAACACCCAGCAACGATCGAACTGTTGCAAGCGGTGCCTCACCTTCCCGAGGGGGCCGCGTAG
- a CDS encoding tyrosine-protein phosphatase — MALHNFRSLAGVPVTGGVIADNALYRSAAPFSVIEDLAGASRRTGITGVVDLRDQTERDATPAFDTAHVEVASVPVFGGALEQLEWETLDELYSIMARNHGRELAAAVRATAGLSSKGGVLIHCTAGKDRTGMVVALILGALGAPDSAILDEYLLTSGLLGQNYLDDLLRLSGASEIPGDAAHRATHVSADMIRAGWDVVTLAGGPARYLEQHGLDSGTLQLLRRNLVRPV, encoded by the coding sequence GTGGCCCTTCACAACTTTCGTTCGCTGGCCGGCGTTCCAGTGACTGGCGGAGTTATTGCTGACAACGCACTCTACCGATCTGCTGCACCGTTTTCCGTGATCGAGGATCTCGCTGGGGCCAGCCGGCGGACCGGCATTACAGGAGTGGTTGATCTGCGTGACCAAACCGAGCGCGATGCAACCCCAGCGTTCGACACCGCCCACGTCGAGGTTGCAAGCGTGCCTGTTTTTGGTGGAGCTCTCGAGCAATTGGAGTGGGAAACGCTCGACGAGCTGTACTCAATCATGGCCCGTAACCACGGTCGAGAACTCGCCGCAGCCGTCCGAGCTACCGCTGGACTTTCGTCTAAAGGCGGTGTGCTGATTCACTGCACGGCGGGAAAAGACAGAACAGGCATGGTTGTCGCCCTAATTCTCGGAGCACTAGGCGCTCCCGATTCCGCGATCCTCGACGAATACTTGCTGACATCCGGTCTTCTGGGGCAGAACTACTTGGACGATTTGCTTCGCCTTTCAGGTGCTTCTGAGATACCGGGTGATGCAGCTCACCGAGCAACCCACGTGTCTGCCGACATGATTCGGGCTGGGTGGGACGTCGTCACGCTTGCTGGTGGCCCGGCAAGGTATCTGGAACAGCATGGACTTGATTCAGGGACGCTGCAGCTTCTCCGCCGCAATCTAGTGAGGCCCGTATGA
- a CDS encoding metallophosphoesterase, whose amino-acid sequence MTRICHFTDTHLLADRGLHYDRVDTSALFEAAIEVAAQQERCDAIVLSGDISEDGSSQSYQFAKSLVDSLAERWKAAPVYACGNHDNRDSLREALGVGDPLAAHSVVELPDLRVLSADTSVPRAGYGELGFEIEWISRHIPESKPWVLVLHHPPAEAPTVLHDALRLSDTDKLSETLRLHENLPTAILSGHYHLPAQHTLGSIPVLVGPAIANETVVGSPLSEKAREISAFQIVEIGKSVEVTRVQVGGSGETIFQYEPELVRTIAAGAGRPGWTYPGKFAAHLSRSAGD is encoded by the coding sequence ATGACTCGTATCTGCCACTTCACCGACACCCACCTACTGGCGGATCGAGGTTTACACTACGACCGCGTAGACACCAGCGCGCTATTTGAAGCTGCAATCGAGGTTGCCGCCCAGCAAGAACGGTGTGACGCGATCGTACTTTCCGGCGACATCTCTGAGGACGGTTCTTCGCAGTCGTATCAGTTCGCCAAGTCGCTCGTAGATTCGCTCGCGGAAAGATGGAAAGCTGCGCCAGTATATGCATGTGGCAACCACGACAATCGCGACTCTTTGCGCGAGGCCCTCGGAGTTGGAGATCCGCTAGCTGCCCACTCGGTGGTGGAGTTGCCGGATCTGCGGGTTCTATCTGCCGACACTTCGGTTCCACGAGCAGGATATGGAGAGCTGGGCTTCGAGATTGAGTGGATTTCGCGGCACATTCCGGAAAGCAAACCCTGGGTTCTCGTGCTGCACCATCCCCCTGCTGAAGCCCCCACCGTGCTGCATGACGCGCTGCGGCTCTCTGATACCGACAAGCTTTCCGAAACACTTCGACTGCACGAGAATCTTCCAACAGCAATTCTTTCGGGCCACTACCATCTCCCCGCACAGCACACTCTGGGCAGCATTCCTGTTCTGGTAGGACCTGCGATCGCGAATGAAACCGTAGTCGGATCACCGCTCTCGGAAAAAGCTCGGGAGATCTCCGCGTTCCAAATCGTCGAGATCGGGAAAAGCGTTGAGGTGACTCGTGTTCAAGTTGGCGGATCGGGTGAAACCATTTTCCAATACGAACCCGAATTGGTGCGCACTATCGCCGCCGGCGCGGGTCGACCTGGCTGGACGTATCCGGGCAAGTTCGCTGCACATCTCTCACGTTCAGCTGGTGATTAG